From a single Flavobacteriales bacterium genomic region:
- a CDS encoding OmpA family protein: MRRLIHIALLCAAWLPLRAQEIFEISRVDTRAQEEDYSPVLQDSGFVMCSIRENAGGAVGFTDSNTNLPLSDLYWVPYKNGTAGTPVIFSANLSTPVNEGPSAFNGSGNMICFTRNLNLPKKLSNLRNLHGQLGLFFSDLVDGNWIGPSEFEFNSTKYSVMHPALSVDGQQLVFASDMEGGHGGMDLYRCERSGNSWSEPVNLGPTINTEMNEVFPSIDRAGMLYFSSDRSGGTGQLDILSAPPRVIGWSSPSFLPAPVNSEANDYSYSNDPLRYFALFSSNRDGKDRIYRAKKTIPKFRDCVEQELNNYCYAARTYPRAIAGQLPLEQVWDMGDGTRIPGNVAEHCYNKPGRYTVRILLIDKATGAIFHEVSQNELVIESQTQAFVTAPDTVRTGRTLALDAVFSNVPGSAIAEYHWDFGDSSSITGNRVQHKFAKAGVYNVRLDLVMEPRSDGLITNKCNVKRIVVLDRFRDSEDMAVVATYQDATGNQHIFEFQELPFDQMDMTAMVADDATFTVELFASKNRISLDDPRFIEIRKLYRVVERFDPERAVYTYSVGETDSMEELYEIFKKVRELEFMEAEVFALTEEKLVDMSQLQLASLDQLAHTKLITNSIQFEYGSSAIGEGSEEVLVEISGLLRQHPQLQLIIEAHTDNIGGDQFNIELSQERATSVVNYLVGNDISNERLMPIGHGENQPIASNKSEKGRSQNRRVEFRMVVRGQEQATATPGH, from the coding sequence ATGCGCCGCTTGATCCATATCGCCCTACTCTGCGCCGCGTGGCTCCCGCTGCGCGCCCAGGAGATCTTTGAGATCTCCCGCGTGGATACGCGTGCACAAGAAGAGGACTACTCACCAGTTCTTCAGGACAGCGGTTTCGTAATGTGTTCCATACGGGAAAATGCCGGTGGCGCCGTAGGTTTTACTGACAGCAACACGAACTTACCGTTATCTGATCTATACTGGGTTCCATATAAGAACGGGACTGCTGGCACACCCGTGATATTCAGTGCGAACCTATCAACGCCCGTAAATGAGGGGCCTAGTGCTTTCAATGGCAGCGGCAATATGATCTGTTTCACGCGCAACTTGAACCTTCCCAAGAAACTATCCAATCTTCGGAATCTGCACGGTCAACTTGGTTTGTTCTTTTCCGATCTGGTCGATGGGAATTGGATCGGACCTAGCGAATTCGAATTCAACTCTACGAAGTATTCGGTAATGCATCCTGCGCTCTCCGTGGATGGACAACAACTGGTATTTGCCAGCGACATGGAGGGGGGCCATGGGGGAATGGACCTTTACCGTTGCGAACGATCCGGGAATTCTTGGAGTGAGCCTGTGAACCTAGGCCCAACGATCAACACGGAGATGAACGAGGTCTTCCCCTCAATTGACCGTGCTGGAATGCTCTATTTCTCCAGCGACCGATCGGGTGGTACTGGGCAACTCGATATCCTTTCCGCGCCACCGCGTGTTATAGGTTGGTCCAGCCCATCGTTCCTTCCCGCACCAGTGAACTCGGAAGCGAACGACTACTCCTACTCGAACGACCCACTCAGGTACTTTGCACTATTCAGCTCGAACAGGGATGGTAAGGACCGGATCTACCGAGCCAAAAAGACCATACCGAAATTCCGGGATTGCGTTGAACAGGAACTGAATAACTATTGCTATGCTGCACGCACCTACCCACGAGCAATTGCAGGACAATTACCCTTGGAACAAGTGTGGGACATGGGAGATGGTACCCGTATTCCAGGAAATGTTGCAGAGCATTGTTATAATAAACCAGGCAGATATACGGTTCGAATACTTTTGATCGACAAAGCCACAGGAGCCATTTTCCACGAGGTGAGCCAGAACGAACTAGTGATCGAGAGCCAAACACAAGCGTTCGTCACCGCCCCGGACACGGTCAGAACGGGCAGAACCTTAGCGCTCGATGCCGTATTCAGTAATGTGCCAGGTTCGGCGATCGCAGAATACCATTGGGACTTTGGAGATAGTTCATCAATAACGGGTAATAGGGTCCAGCATAAATTCGCGAAAGCAGGTGTTTATAACGTACGATTGGACCTTGTCATGGAACCACGTTCCGATGGTTTGATCACCAATAAGTGCAATGTAAAACGGATCGTTGTTCTGGACCGTTTCCGTGATTCCGAGGATATGGCCGTTGTAGCTACCTATCAGGATGCCACAGGTAATCAGCACATTTTTGAATTCCAGGAACTTCCGTTCGATCAAATGGACATGACCGCTATGGTTGCGGATGACGCAACTTTTACCGTAGAACTCTTTGCTAGCAAGAACAGGATAAGCTTGGATGACCCACGCTTCATCGAGATCCGTAAGCTGTACCGAGTTGTAGAACGATTCGATCCAGAACGTGCTGTTTATACCTATTCCGTTGGAGAAACAGACTCGATGGAAGAGCTTTATGAGATCTTCAAGAAGGTACGCGAACTTGAATTCATGGAGGCCGAGGTATTTGCGCTTACAGAAGAAAAACTGGTTGATATGTCGCAGTTACAATTGGCCTCACTTGATCAACTTGCACATACTAAACTGATCACCAATTCGATCCAGTTCGAATACGGTAGCTCGGCAATCGGCGAAGGATCCGAGGAAGTTCTGGTCGAGATCTCAGGATTGCTGCGTCAGCATCCACAATTGCAATTGATAATTGAAGCGCATACCGATAACATTGGCGGGGACCAATTCAATATTGAACTTTCCCAAGAACGTGCCACTTCAGTGGTCAACTACCTTGTTGGAAATGACATATCCAACGAACGATTAATGCCGATCGGGCATGGTGAGAACCAGCCCATTGCATCCAACAAGTCGGAGAAAGGCCGCAGTCAGAATAGACGCGTTGAGTTCCGCATGGTAGTAAGGGGTCAAGAACAAGCTACCGCTACGCCTGGACACTGA
- a CDS encoding type IX secretion system membrane protein PorP/SprF: MKFVHIILALTSSIGASIGFAQHTPLTSQYLFNGLVINPAYAGSREALALNITHRQQWVGFDGAPTTELASIHAPIKKTKLGLGLMIYSDRIGVSRESGIFTNYAYRLKFRKAKLSLGIGAGVTMVRSNWDQLALQQQNDVSFIAPTTSALRPNFSAGLFYYTKRSFVGLSAPFLMTHRYALMENGFRVSSAKADLEPMLTGGHVFIVSKTVKIKPSTLVRYRPESGIQADLTANMIYKDRVWAGLSYRTSDAIVGMIEVLPTQQWRIGYSYDMGTSSLTRFHAGSHEIMLQYEFGYRIRIRDPRFF, from the coding sequence TTGAAATTCGTCCACATCATATTAGCTCTTACATCCTCCATTGGGGCCAGTATCGGTTTCGCTCAGCACACACCGCTGACAAGCCAGTACTTGTTCAATGGTCTAGTAATAAACCCTGCGTATGCTGGAAGTCGTGAGGCGCTGGCCTTGAACATTACCCATAGACAACAATGGGTCGGATTCGATGGAGCACCTACCACAGAACTTGCAAGCATCCATGCACCAATAAAAAAGACCAAGCTTGGTCTGGGTCTTATGATCTATTCGGACCGCATCGGTGTGAGCCGCGAATCAGGAATTTTCACCAATTATGCCTACCGCCTTAAATTCAGGAAAGCCAAACTATCATTGGGTATAGGGGCAGGGGTTACAATGGTCCGTTCCAACTGGGACCAATTGGCTCTACAACAACAAAATGACGTTTCCTTCATCGCTCCGACAACAAGCGCGTTGCGCCCGAACTTCAGCGCAGGGCTATTCTACTATACCAAACGATCGTTCGTAGGTCTTTCAGCGCCATTCCTTATGACCCACAGGTATGCATTAATGGAGAACGGTTTTCGTGTCAGTTCCGCAAAGGCGGATCTCGAACCAATGTTGACCGGCGGACATGTGTTCATTGTATCGAAAACCGTCAAGATCAAACCTTCCACACTCGTGCGTTATAGGCCCGAATCCGGAATACAAGCGGACTTGACCGCCAACATGATCTACAAGGACCGTGTCTGGGCAGGGCTGAGCTATCGAACAAGTGATGCGATAGTTGGCATGATCGAAGTTCTGCCTACTCAGCAGTGGCGTATCGGCTACTCGTATGATATGGGTACCAGCTCACTTACACGGTTTCATGCAGGCTCCCACGAAATTATGCTTCAGTACGAATTCGGATACCGCATCCGTATCCGTGATCCTCGATTCTTCTAA